A segment of the Lycium barbarum isolate Lr01 chromosome 7, ASM1917538v2, whole genome shotgun sequence genome:
CATGTTTTCTTTATCAATTTCCATTTCTGCACGCAATTAATATCTTCATGTACAAATCAATATAAGGATGACCAAACCAGAAATCACAACGTTCATGTATGCATACAACAACACGCTAACCAAGATAGCTAGTGCATTACTTTCAGTCTTTCATGAGAATATATACTTGTATAGTTGTGTTTCATTCGGGGATGGGTGGAATGGGAAGCTAGCTAGGTTGTAAAAAGATACtcgtatatatatacacgtgcaTGTAGAAAATAATTAGTGGAGTAGTACTTACTTTCTTCCACGCATCTGAGAATATGATCAGTACaaactacaacaacatacccggttCAATCCCACAAAGTGGAGTTTGGGGCAGTGGCGGAGTTAGGATTTTCATTAAGGGTTTAAAATACGAAAAAGTAAATACACGACGAAGCCTAAGGGGGTTTGATAttcactatatatatacataaaaaataattttaaccatgtataaataGTGTAATTTTCCGCCCAAGGGGGTTTGAACCCCGTAAGTAGAgcttggctccgcccctggttTGGAGAGGGTAGAGAGTACGCAGATCTTACCTGCGAGGTAGAGGGGAGGATAGAGAGTACGCATACCTTACCTCTATCTTGGAGGTAGATAATGACAATATGATCGGTAAATTGCCTATATTGCATGCCCAAGGTCTAGCTGTACTTGCACTTTTCATGAAGATGAATAATTTTGTAGGGTTGAAGAAGAGtttaataatataataatgccatGCATACAAGACAAAAACCTctataaaagtgataaaaatCCTCTCCGTACAACAAACCACAACGGTAAAAAGCCAAACGCGTAGACTCACTCTCTTACCTAATGACACCGCCGGCGGCCGGATTACCGGCGCGTATAGATCAACCAAAAGACCCTACCACAAAGGCGAACACCTCTATGGTGCCAAAAACAAAGAAGATCGATTATAAGGGAGCAATTGAAGAGAACCCCGCTCCTTTCATCCCTATTATCAACGATCCAGTGGTGGTCAGGCAAACAGTACATAACGGCACTCCGGCGGCGATTTTCGATGCTGATAATTACTATGGGGTAATGACTGAACAGTGTAAATGGACTCTAGTTGGAAAATACACGTATGGCAGACCCCAAATCGATTTGATTAGAACTAAATTCAAAGAGAAGATTCCTCTAAAAGGTAAGGTGCGTATAGGCGTGTATGACTATCGCCATACTTTTCTAGATTTTGATAATGAAGCCGACCTAAATGATGTATACTTTAGGAGATTTATCTCTACTGATAATGCTTTGATGAGAATGTTCAAGTGGTCTCCGGATTTCGATCCAAACGAAGAAACCTCTTTAGCCCCAATTTGGGTCTTGTTACCGGAATTGAAGTATCACTTGTTCCAATGGAATTATATTAGCCAAATTCTTCAGCAAGTAGGAACTCCATCAAAAGAAGATCTTGCTACTAATCTAAGAACTAGGCCAAATTTAGCCAAGGTAAGGATAGAGGTAGATCTGGAAAAAAATCTCCCAAATTCTATTTTTGTTGGAATAGAAAAGAAAGGGGCTGGTTTGAAAGGTTATTATCAAAGATTGGAATACGAAGGCGTCCCGGCATTTTGCAGAATATGTAGATTACAAGGACATGATCAAATTAATTGTAAAGTCGCAGCTAGAAAGAATGTTAACCAACAGAAAGGAAAACAGGTTGTAACAGAGGAAGAGTAGAGCAAGCAAAAACAGGGGGAACAAGGAGAAGCACAACAATTAAAGGGAGAAGGAGTGGTTAAAAAaatgcatgatgatgatgatggtttcATAGAGGTCAGCAGGAGAAAGAATAAGAAGGCCTTTTTTAAGCCAATAAATCAACAAACagataaacaaggaaataaaatatTCCAAGCAGCAGTCCCAAATGTGCAACAACAGCACGTGCAGCAGAATCAACAACATGGGCAGCAACAGGCGAGGCAGCATGTGCAGCAGCAGGCGAGGCAGCATgcgcagcagcaacaacaaaatGGGCAACGGCAGCAGCAACACGTGCACAAACAGCAATTGGAACAGCAGCATGTGCAGCATACTCCATTAAAAAAtgggcagcagcagcagcaacacgGGCAGAAACAGCAGCATgggcatcaacaacaacagcatgtGCAGCGACAGCAGCATCTTACAACTGACAACGTGCAGCTTCAACAACATGATACAGCCGAAAATGAGCAGCAGCAACATTGTACAGTCGAAAATGGAGAGCAAAATATCAAGGGTGTTGGACCTAAAAGacagaaaaagaaacaaaaagcaaaaaacaaaaagaacatACCTGTAGCTAGATTCCTCAAGAACATGCTATGGGCGAAACAGAAATCAAAACAGGCCCATATCAAGGATATTCTTAAGAAACCAGAGCAATCTAGGAACAAAGACATACCTGAAAACATCACGGCAAAAGAGGTAGCTCAGAACATCATCAAGATTAATCGAGGGATAAACGAAGATGAGGATCCTGACAGCCAAGGCAGCAGCTCTGAGGGAGTTCATAAAGGACATATGTCCCCTATCACTGCAGATACCGAGTGCTTGCAACAAAAAGGTGGTACTTTGGTGATAGATTTTGGAAGTCTTGAGTACATTCCCCCAGGAAAACAAAACAGACATGGCACAGAAATAGAGCATGACTCTGATCAGGAGCATTGTTATGACACTAGTGAGGATGAAATAGAAGGAATATCATCTGATGAAGAAGTGCCAGATAGTTTTTTAGATGttactaaagaagaaga
Coding sequences within it:
- the LOC132602009 gene encoding uncharacterized protein LOC132602009, translating into MHDDDDGFIEVSRRKNKKAFFKPINQQTDKQGNKIFQAAVPNVQQQHVQQNQQHGQQQARQHVQQQARQHAQQQQQNGQRQQQHVHKQQLEQQHVQHTPLKNGQQQQQHGQKQQHGHQQQQHVQRQQHLTTDNVQLQQHDTAENEQQQHCTVENGEQNIKGVGPKRQKKKQKAKNKKNIPVARFLKNMLWAKQKSKQAHIKDILKKPEQSRNKDIPENITAKEVAQNIIKINRGINEDEDPDSQGSSSEGVHKGHMSPITADTECLQQKGGTLVIDFGSLEYIPPGKQNRHGTEIEHDSDQEHCYDTSEDEIEGISSDEEVPDSFLDVTKEEEAQILDSLTEIFAPSPKDNKDPISHEMEEIIQQQGLSPRGNKNKKGKNINKEDNTVLLENFEQSGKVVPPPKISL